In the Agrococcus beijingensis genome, CTGGCGACGATCCTGCAGACCGTGCGTGCGCGCGTGCGCTTCTGCGTGATCTGCGGCAACATCGGCGAGGAGGAGCGCTGCGCGATCTGCCGCGATCCGCGTCGCGTGCCGACCACCATCTGCGTGGTCGAGGAGGCGAAGGACGTCGTCGCCATCGAGCGCACCCGCGAGTACCGAGGGCTCTACCACGTGCTCGGCGGGGCACTGAACCCCATGCAGGGCGTCGGTCCCGACCAGCTGCGCGTCGCATCGCTGCTCACCCGGCTCCAGGACACCGCGATCGACGAGGTGATCATCGCCACCGACCCCAACGTCGAGGGCGAGGCCACCGCGACCTACCTCATCCGCACCCTGCTGCCGATGGGCATCCGGGTCTCGCGGCTCGCGAGCGGCCTGCCCGTCGGCGGCGACCTCGAGTTCGCCGACGAGATGACGCTCGGGCGCGCCTTCGAGGGCCGCCGCATCGTCGAGCGGTAGCCCTCCGCGGCCCTGCATGCGCTCAGCGCCTAGACTTGATCAGTCCGGGAGCCATAAGGAGCGGCGTGAGCCTCATCGTGCAGAAGTTCGGCGGGTCCAGCGTGGCCGACGCCGAGAGCATCAAGCGTGTCGCGAAGCGGATCGTCGAGTCGCGCAAGCGTGGCGACGACATCGTCGTGGTCGTCTCGGCCATGGGCGACACCACCGATGAGCTGCTCGACCTGGCGAACGCGGTGGTGCCGAACCTGCCGTCGGGCGGTCGCGAGCTCGACATGCTGCTGACCGCCGGCGAGCGCATCTCGATGGCGCTGCTGGCGATGGCCATCAAGTCGCAGGGCGCGGAGGCCGTCTCGTTCACCGGCAGCCAGGCAGGCATGCTCACCGACGACAAGCACGGCTCCGCCCGCATCGTCTCGGTCACGCCCGACCGCGTGCGCGCCGCCCTCGACAAGGGCCAGATCGCCATCGTGCAGGGCTTCGCCGGCTTCAACAAGGTGACCGGCGACATCACCACGCTCGGCCGCGGCGGCTCCGACACGTCTGCCGTCGCGCTCGCGGCGGCGCTCGGCGCCGACGTGTGCGAGATCTACACCGACGTCGACGGGGTGTTCTCCGCCGATCCCCGCGTCGTCCCCAAGGCCCACCGCATCCCCCGAGTCACGAGCGAAGAGATGCTCGAGCTCGCCGCCGCCGGCGCGAAGGTGCTGCACATCCGCAGCGTCGAGTACGCGCGCCGCCACGGCGTCACCCTCCACGTGCGATCGTCGTTCACGAACGACGATGGCACGATCGTCTACGACCCAGAGAGAGCAGGGTCCACCATGGAAGAGCCCATGATCGTCGGCGTCGCGCACGACCTGTCGGAGGCCAAGGTCACCGTCGTCGGCGTGCCCGACGTGCCCGGCACCGCGGCACGCATCTTCACGATCGTCGCCGAGACCGGCGCGAACGTCGACATGATCGTGCAGAACGTGTCGGAGGCCGCCACCGGGCGCACCGACATCTCGTTCACGCTGCCGAAGGAGGAGGCCGGCGCGGTGCTCGCGGCGCTCGAGGCCAGCCGCCCCGCGGTCGGCTTCGCGTCGATCCAGCACGACGATCAGATCGGCAAGCTCGCGCTCGTCGGCGCCGGCATGCGCACCAACGCCGGCGTCTCGGCGCGGCTGTTCCGGTCGCTGTCGGAGGCCGGCATCAACATCGAGATGATCTCGACCTCCGAGATCCGCATCTCGGTCGTCACCCGCGCCGACCAGCTGATCGACGCCGTGCGCGTCGTGCACACGGCGTTCGAGCTCGATGCCGACGACGAGGCCGTCGTGCACGGAGGGACGGGACGATGATCCGACAGCTGACCGAAGAGGCGGGGGAGGCCCGCGCGCTGCGACTGGGCGTCGTGGGCGCCACCGGGCAGGTCGGCGGCGTCGTGCTGCGGCTGCTCGCCGAGCGCGCCCTGCCGATCGCCGAGCTGCGGCTGTTCGCCTCCGCGCGCTCCGCCGGGAAGACGCTGGAGTTCGATGGCCGCGAGATCACGATCGAGGACGCCGATGAGGCGGATCCGACAGGACTCGACGTGGCGATCTTCTCTGCTGGCGGCTCGACCTCGCGGCGTCTCGCGCCGAAGTTCGCCGACGCGGGCGTCATCGTCATCGACAACTCGTCGGCCTGGCGCATGGACCCGGAGGTGCCGCTCGTGGTCTCCGAGGTGAACCCGCACGCCATCTCCGGTGCGGTCAAGGGCATCATCGCCAACCCGAACTGCACCACCATGGCGGCGATGCCGGTGCTCAAGCCGCTCGACCGCGAGGCCGGCCTCGAGCGCCTCGTGATCTCGACGTTCCAGGCGGTCTCCGGCTCCGGCCTGGCCGGCGTCGAGGAGCTGCGCGGCCAGCTCGAGCGGGGTGCCGACCAGCACCCCGAGCGGCTGACGCACGACGGGTCGGCCGTCGACCTCGGCGAGCCCGAGGTCTACACAGCGCCGATCGCGCACAACGTGCTGCCGTTCGCCGGCAACCTGGCGGCCGACGGCTCCGACGAGACCGACGAGGAGCAGAAGCTGCGCAACGAGTCGCGCAAGATCCTCGAGCGTCCCGAGCTGCGCGTCGCCGGCACCTGCGTGCGCGTGCCGGTCTTCACCGGCCACTCGCTCGCGATCCACGCCGAGTTCGAGCGCGACCTGAGCCCCGAGCAGGCCAGGGCGCTGCTCGAGCACGCGCCGGGCGTCGAGCTCGTCGACATCCCGACCCCGCTGCAGGCGGCAGGCGCCGACGCGTCGCTCGTGGGACGCATCCGCGCCGACCAGTCGGCCGAGCCCGGTCGCGGCCTCGTGCTGTTCGTGTCGAACGACAACCTCCGCAAGGGTGCCGCGCTCAACGCGGTGCAGCTCGCCGAGCTCGTGGCGCAGCGCCTGGGCTGAGCCTGCGCGTGACGAAGGGCGGAGCCGGTCGGCTCCGCCCTTCGTCACGCCGGCGTCAGACCGAGGGAGGCGTTCCGGGCTGCTCGCGCTCCTCGGGCGTCGCCTCGACCCACTCGGTGGTGAAGTCGCCGCCGCCGGCGGCTCGAGCCTCCGGCGCTCCGCTGCCGGTCGAGGGCGCTTCGCTGCCCGCCGCAGGCGCGTCGCTGCCGGCATCGGCGGCCCCGCTGCCGATCTGCCCCTCGACCCAGTTCTTGGCCTCCGCCGCCTTCTCGCCGAGCGTCTGGCCAGCGTCGTGCGCGTGCTCACCGAGGTCCTGTGCCTTGTCCTTGACCCACTCCGCGGCGTCGCCGAGCTTGTCCTTCGCGTCGTCCAGGATTCCCATTGGTCGCTCCTCTCGTCGGTGATGACGCGCCCATCGTAGGCGCGCGATCCTGGGTGCGATGCCCGGGCGGCGGCCGAACATGGGCGGACGTCCTAGAATCGAGCCGTGACCAAGACCATCGACGTTGCCCTGATCGGCGGAGGGATCATGAGCGCCACGCTCGGCGCCCTCCTGCACCGCCTCGAGCCCACGTGGACGATCGAGGTCTTCGAGCGCCTGCCCCACCTCGGCATGGAGTCTTCGGGGCCCTGGAACAACGCCGGCACCGGCCACGCGGCGCTGTGCGAGCTCAACTACATGCCCGAGGGCCCGGACGGCTCGATGTCGGCCGCCAAGGCGGTCGACATCAACGAGCAGTTCCAGCTCTCGCGCCAGCTGTGGTCGTCGTTCGTCGAGGACGGCACGCTGCCCGACCCCAAGGGCTTCATCTCGCCCACGCCCCACATGACGCTCGTCTGGGGCGACGACAACGTCGACTACCTGCGCCGCCGCTGGGAGCTGCTGAAGGACGAGCCGCTGTTCGCCGGCATCGAGTACTCCGAGGACGCGGAGGTCATCCGCAGCTGGACGCCGGCCCTCATCCCCGGTCGCAAGAAGTCGCAGCGGATCGCGGCGACCCGCTCGACCGACGGCACCGACGTCGACTTCGGCGCCCTCACGCGGATGCTCTTCGCCAGCCTGGTCAAGCAGGGTGCGGCAGGCGTGCACACCAACACGTCGGTGACGGGCCTGAAGCGACTGGACGACGGCACCTGGCGCGTCAAGCTGCGCCACGAGGTGGGGCAGAACCGCGGCGAGGTGAACGCGCGCTTCGTGTTCGTCGGCGGCGGTGGCGGCGCCCTCAAGCTGCTGCAGCAGTCGCGGATCCCCGAGGCGAAGGGCTTCGCCGGGTTCCCGATCACCGGCGCGTTCCTGCGCACCGACAACCCCGAGGTCGTCGCGCGCCACAACGCGAAGGTCTACGGCAAGGCGAGCGTCGGCGCGCCACCGATGTCGGTGCCGCACCTCGACACCCGCGTCGTCGACGGCGAGGCGAGCCTGCTCTTCGGCCCGTACGCCGGCTTCAGCCCCAAGTACCTGAAGACCGGCACCTACCTCGACATGTTCGAGACCATCAAGCCGCACAACCTCTACCCGATGATCCGCGCGGGCCTCGCGAACCTCGACCTGGTCGGCTATCTCGCCGGTGAGGTCTTCGCGACCCGTGAGCAGCGCATGGAGGCGCTGCGCGAGTTCATGCCGAACGCCAAGGATGAGGACTGGCGCCTCATCACGGCAGGGCAGAGGGTGCAGGTCATGAAGAAGGATCCGGAGAAGGGCGGCATCCTGCAGTTCGGCACCGAGGTCGTCACCGGCGCCGACGGCACCATCGCCGGTCTGCTGGGTGCCTCGCCGGGCGCCTCCACCGCCGTGCACGTCATGCTGACGATCTTCGAGCGCTGCTTCCCGGAGCGGCTGCCGCAATGGCGCGACACGATCACGCAGCTCATCCCGAGCTACGGCACCAAGCTGAACGCCGATGCCGAAGCCGCTCGCGAGAGCCTGGCGCGCACCGCGCGAACCCTGCGCCTCGTCGAGGGCGCCTCCGCCGAGCTCGAACCGAGCGCGGCGACTGCCGCGACCGTCTGAGAGCCGACCATGGCCGCCGTCGAGTCCTCGCCCGGGGGCGATCAGCGCAGCGTCAGCATCCTCGCCGACGCCACCGCGCTCGCCGGGCTCCGCGAGGCGGTCGGCGGCCACGCCGCGCTCCACGAGAGGGCGGCGGTGCACCGGTTCACCGAGCTGGTCGTCGCCCGAGAGTTCCCGGGCGATGTCGTCGTGC is a window encoding:
- the recR gene encoding recombination mediator RecR, producing the protein MYDGIVQDLIDELGRLPGVGPKSAQRIAFHIIQTETFDVDRLATILQTVRARVRFCVICGNIGEEERCAICRDPRRVPTTICVVEEAKDVVAIERTREYRGLYHVLGGALNPMQGVGPDQLRVASLLTRLQDTAIDEVIIATDPNVEGEATATYLIRTLLPMGIRVSRLASGLPVGGDLEFADEMTLGRAFEGRRIVER
- a CDS encoding aspartate kinase → MSLIVQKFGGSSVADAESIKRVAKRIVESRKRGDDIVVVVSAMGDTTDELLDLANAVVPNLPSGGRELDMLLTAGERISMALLAMAIKSQGAEAVSFTGSQAGMLTDDKHGSARIVSVTPDRVRAALDKGQIAIVQGFAGFNKVTGDITTLGRGGSDTSAVALAAALGADVCEIYTDVDGVFSADPRVVPKAHRIPRVTSEEMLELAAAGAKVLHIRSVEYARRHGVTLHVRSSFTNDDGTIVYDPERAGSTMEEPMIVGVAHDLSEAKVTVVGVPDVPGTAARIFTIVAETGANVDMIVQNVSEAATGRTDISFTLPKEEAGAVLAALEASRPAVGFASIQHDDQIGKLALVGAGMRTNAGVSARLFRSLSEAGINIEMISTSEIRISVVTRADQLIDAVRVVHTAFELDADDEAVVHGGTGR
- a CDS encoding aspartate-semialdehyde dehydrogenase, with translation MIRQLTEEAGEARALRLGVVGATGQVGGVVLRLLAERALPIAELRLFASARSAGKTLEFDGREITIEDADEADPTGLDVAIFSAGGSTSRRLAPKFADAGVIVIDNSSAWRMDPEVPLVVSEVNPHAISGAVKGIIANPNCTTMAAMPVLKPLDREAGLERLVISTFQAVSGSGLAGVEELRGQLERGADQHPERLTHDGSAVDLGEPEVYTAPIAHNVLPFAGNLAADGSDETDEEQKLRNESRKILERPELRVAGTCVRVPVFTGHSLAIHAEFERDLSPEQARALLEHAPGVELVDIPTPLQAAGADASLVGRIRADQSAEPGRGLVLFVSNDNLRKGAALNAVQLAELVAQRLG
- a CDS encoding malate:quinone oxidoreductase; protein product: MTKTIDVALIGGGIMSATLGALLHRLEPTWTIEVFERLPHLGMESSGPWNNAGTGHAALCELNYMPEGPDGSMSAAKAVDINEQFQLSRQLWSSFVEDGTLPDPKGFISPTPHMTLVWGDDNVDYLRRRWELLKDEPLFAGIEYSEDAEVIRSWTPALIPGRKKSQRIAATRSTDGTDVDFGALTRMLFASLVKQGAAGVHTNTSVTGLKRLDDGTWRVKLRHEVGQNRGEVNARFVFVGGGGGALKLLQQSRIPEAKGFAGFPITGAFLRTDNPEVVARHNAKVYGKASVGAPPMSVPHLDTRVVDGEASLLFGPYAGFSPKYLKTGTYLDMFETIKPHNLYPMIRAGLANLDLVGYLAGEVFATREQRMEALREFMPNAKDEDWRLITAGQRVQVMKKDPEKGGILQFGTEVVTGADGTIAGLLGASPGASTAVHVMLTIFERCFPERLPQWRDTITQLIPSYGTKLNADAEAARESLARTARTLRLVEGASAELEPSAATAATV